In Halichondria panicea chromosome 13, odHalPani1.1, whole genome shotgun sequence, one genomic interval encodes:
- the LOC135346939 gene encoding uncharacterized protein LOC135346939 isoform X1, translating to MAEKPTTCPVCSDDSKGLIPIPCCRYGCCKKCLEKISENNINNEVTCPQCQQKHKVYIQVPTGGVEDWRDATEQRKQLETVTPQKIPTESPPTLRKCSVHDKYDKECYCKTCDKLICFRCFAEGHNGHENGFIDQNTRREVQEKIHTLISDTKATFTKAQEHFEYINSIEIAKGERKEKEHLESQIKEHFDPRIAQLQRQRDETLKEAEEECNGDQKKIWSRQTKFEDAIKNYKKALDDSEEIVESDNDQKVIQDGQDIINALQNVTKLGLDLKDTEALELESRKYTPPSSEDLGKIELVTTEPELILDPKLIPQTVYLKEEVRIELQVSLKIGEYESKKKGVCKPCVKITHGHNQVEIPDHTIERKEDKWLISFHPVVAGHHSIVVSVETDFACKKISNRMDHSIKVKGKKSIQRGDTVERGPDWCQQDERQEVGTVLKVDEGKVQVKWVDKEEEWFKWGLGGSFEVQLKHVDSKKEA from the exons ATGGCAGAGAAACCAACCACTTGTCCAGTGTGCAGTGATGACTCTAAGGGCCTCATACCTATTCCATGCTGTAGGTATGGTTGCTGTAAGAAATGCTTGGAAAAGATATCTGAGAATAATATAAATAATGAAGTAACTTGTCCACAGTGTcaacaaaaacacaag GTATACATACAGGTGCCAACCGGAGGTGTTGAGGACTGGAGGGATGCCACTGAGCAAAGGAAGCAATTAGAAACTGTTACTCCACAGAAAATACCTACGGAAAGCCCTCCCACATTGAGAAAGTGCTCTGTACACGACAAATATGATAAAGAATGCTATTGCAAGACTTGTGACAAGTTGATCTGTTTCAGATGCTTTGCAGAAGGGCACAACGGTCATGAAAATGGGTTTATCGATCAGAACACGAGAAGAGAAGTCCAGGAAAAGATACACACGCTCATTAGTGATACCAAGGCTACATTCACAAAAGCTCAAGAGCATTTTGAATATATCAACAGCATTGAGATAGCGAAAGGGGAAAGGAAAGAAAAAGAACACTTAGAATCTCAAATAAAGGAGCACTTTGATCCGAGGATTGCACAACTTCAACGACAACGAGATGAAACATTAAAAGAAGCCGAAGAGGAATGCAACGGAGACCAGAAAAAGATTTGGAGTAGACAAACAAAGTTTGAAGACGCCATTAAAAACTACAAGAAAGCTCTAGATGACTCGGAAGAGATAGTTGAATCTGACAATGACCAGAAAGTTATACAAGATGGTCAAGATATTATAAACGCCTTGCAAAATGTCACAAAGCTAGGACTAGATCTGAAAGACACAGAAGCATTAGAATTGGAATCTAGGAAATATACACCACCAAGTTCTGAAGATCTGGGTAAAATAGAGCTAGTTACGACAGAACCAGAACTGATACTTGACCCTAAACTTATCCCACAAACGGTATACCTCAAAGAAGAAGTACGTATTGAACTGCAAGTGTCCCTGAAAATTGGAGAGTACGAATCGAAAAAGAAAGGAGTGTGCAAGCCATGTGTGAAGATAACCCACGGTCACAACCAGGTCGAGATACCAGATCACACTATCGAGAGGAAAGAAGACAAATGGTTGATTTCTTTCCACCCAGTTGTTGCAGGGCACCACTCAATCGTTGTGAGTGTAGAAACAGACTTTGCATGCAAGAAAATCAGCAATAGGATGGACCACTCGATCAAAGTCAAGGGGAAAAAATCGATTCAGCGAGGAGACACGGTGGAGAGAGGGCCAGACTGGTGCCAACAAGACGAGAGGCAAGAAGTAGGAACGGTTCTTAAAGTGGACGAGGGGAAGGTGCAGGTAAAGTGGGTGGACAAGGAGGAGGAGTGGTTTAAGTGGGGGCTCGGCGGCTCGTTTGAAGTGCAGCTGAAACACGTGGACAGCAAAAAAGAAGCATAA
- the LOC135346944 gene encoding E3 ubiquitin-protein ligase TRIM45-like — MISADLEKQAMAESAVKEKLKCSICLDNFKNPKVLPCCHSFCLHCLEEAHEKTQDNKNLTCPECKANHQVSTNGPRGFPDDYTLANQKHAPTTTPVCEQCGDKTKPVEYSDTCSEYLCEECLRAPKKHKGDQNHETVIKDQSKKSYLCSVHPEEPLRLYCKSCKSLACFLCFVELHNGHENEIIDNKIKQEVEQSINNLVKVTDLKLKEFEESLKYVSALETEKAEASITLKTQVDKEVHFLTQQLEARRKELHKEIDDTCTKDLNKLCVQKEYHETAITSMEDALSFARRALACKEDTELLALCKLKELSQLKWDSQETEEIEITTIEFKYPQEREADTAVGKIQTEVHTPDIQITTEELHNHVQFSDGCSITFQVTAVVNFKWKSKTPKLTASATYRSQQYKLYENITEENATANSWTVKFTPKEPSIYTITFQVNGDYGGTCLYQSAEYRIEVYNTIQNLPKHLRALT, encoded by the exons ATGATTTCAGCAGATCTAGAGAAACAAGCAATGGCAGAGAGTGCAGTGAAAGAAAAGCTGAAATGTTCCATTTGCTTGGACAATTTCAAGAATCCCAAAGTGTTGCCATGTTGTCACAGCTTCTGTCTCCATTGTCTGGAGGAAGCTCACGAAAAAACCCAAGACAATAAAAACCTAACCTGCCCTGAATGCAAGGCTAATCATCAG GTTTCTACCAATGGTCCCCGTGGTTTCCCTGACGACTACACACTAGCTAATCAAAAACACGCCCCAACAACCACACCAGTTTGTGAGCAATGCGGCGACAAGACCAAACCAGTGGAGTACAGTGACACCTGCTCAGAGTACCTATGTGAAGAGTGTTTGAGAGCCCCCAAAAAACATAAGGGTGATCAAAATCACGAGACAGTCATTAAAGACCAGTCAAAGAAGAGCTATTTGTGTAGTGTGCACCCCGAAGAACCACTTAGGCTTTACTGCAAGAGTTGTAAGAGCTTGGCCTGCTTCCTGTGCTTTGTGGAGCTACACAACGGCCATGAAAATGAGATCATTGATAACAAAATAAAACAAGAAGTGGAACAAAGTATCAACAATCTGGTAAAAGTAACAGATTTGAAATTGAAGGAATTTGAAGAAAGCTTGAAATATGTTTCTGCCCTTGAAACGGAAAAAGCAGAAGCTTCCATTACACTCAAAACTCAAGTCGATAAGGAAGTACATTTTCTCACCCAACAACTTGAAGCAAGGCGTAAAGAACTACACAAGGAGATTGACGATACTTGTACAAAGGACCTCAATAAATTGTGTGTACAGAAAGAATACCACGAGACAGCCATTACGAGCATGGAGGATGCTCTAAGCTTTGCTAGAAGAGCTCTAGCCTGCAAGGAAGACACGGAACTACTGGCTCTCTGCAAATTGAAagagctgagtcagctaaaATGGGATAGTCAAGAAACTGAGGAAATCGAAATTACAACCATCGAATTCAAATATCCTCAGGAGAGGGAAGCAGATACGGCAGTTGGGAAGATACAAACAGAAGTACATACGCCAGATATACAAATTACCACAGAAGAGCTGCATAATCATGTTCAATTTTCTGATGGTTGTAGTATTACGTTTCAAGTAACGGCAGTAGTGAATTTTAAATGGAAATCGAAAACCCCTAAACTAACCGCTTCAGCAACTTATAGATCCCAGCAGTACAAATTGTATGAAAATATAACTGAAGAAAATGCTACAGCAAACAGTTGGACAGTCAAGTTTACTCCTAAAGAACCAAGTATTTACACGATTACATTTCAAGTCAATGGGGACTATGGAGGCACATGCCTATACCAAAGTGCTGAATACCGAATCGAAGTATATAACACTATACAAAATCTGCCCAAGCATTTACGAGCACTAACTTAG
- the LOC135346932 gene encoding uncharacterized protein LOC135346932, which yields MATPLTNEISTSSSSASNSNLPNLDPVSNPTNGNPTTSTPANPTATNNNPSPASNPSPTGILNTLPSKLNAAIEAIAKILPDINKTIQENERQLDEMKQRAETGEQFDQTNLHLQEFQSRVTEAKTFLNILKPLAEYGAKDKTEIYAELEKRKQSKLQEFINDLRARFGTCRDQFLKFEGSCNEFERRASDSIERTKTSVTSNSQEVREAQQNFTNASFKMTLAVGTCRLFAVILFLASVLSICGYISQPWTTIIFSALIMFAAWIYQYFFAEVAVTEKHTAIHKQTAHRSIRNEQKSIRQLQEQMCKIKQQISEKWEDLQLVHDEMQRIRKPYGYDTIKHNLEVLTVHSKRILKDLERVGENLSSKPNEVVSDTVPGGRNEIEVVHSFHEFIEVHSNNGDSPQVARQSQTVYEDASQEVSQIGRLKHPSPESGPSRKFSLVKISSGAQSIHERIHFSLNEFESKMKDGCKPTVKIAHGYNRIDIPTLPTVKQHGKQWLVAFSPVVAGCHLITVTIDTEITGNVVQNERIMIENRESIQPGNKVERGPDWNDIDQRHCVGEVLSVSEDDSVRVQWRDGTEGEYKWGQDDLYEVQLKM from the coding sequence ATGGCTACACCATTAACAAATGAAATTTCAACAAGTAGCAGTTCAGCTTCTAACAGCAACCTTCCCAATTTGGATCCTGTCAGTAATCCAACAAATGGCAACCCTACGACTTCAACTCCTGCTAATCCGACTGCAACAAACAACAATCCTTCACCGGCAAGTAACCCTAGCCCTACAGGTATACTCAACACTCTGCCTTCAAAACTTAATGCCGCCATTGAGGCTATTGCAAAAATTCTACCCGATATCAACAAAACTATCCAAGAAAATGAAAGGCAACTTGATGAAATGAAACAAAGGGCAGAAACTGGAGAACAATTCGACCAAACTAACTTACATCTTCAAGAATTTCAATCTCGAGTTACTGAAGCAAAAACGTTTTTGAACATCCTAAAACCATTAGCTGAGTATGGAGCCAAAGATAAAACTGAAATATATGCTGAACTAGAGAAACGAAAGCAATCTAAGCTTCAAGAGTTCATCAACGATTTGCGTGCAAGATTTGGAACATGCCGGGATCAATTTCTTAAATTTGAGGGATCTTGTAACGAATTCGAAAGAAGAGCCTCAGACAGTATTGAAAGAACCAAAACCAGTGTCACTAGCAACAGCCAGGAGGTGAGGGAAGCACAACAGAATTTCACAAATGCCTCATTCAAAATGACGCTTGCTGTAGGGACATGTCGCCTTTTTGCAGTAATACTTTTCTTGGCATCGGTTCTGAGCATTTGTGGATACATATCACAGCCATGGACAACCATTATTTTTTCAGCATTGATAATGTTTGCAGCATGGATTTATCAATACTTTTTCGCAGAAGTAGCGGTGACTGAGAAACACACAgcaatacacaaacaaacagcaCACAGGAGCATAAGAAACGAACAGAAAAGTATTCGACAACTTCAAGAACAAATGTGCAAAATCAAGCAACAAATAAGCGAAAAATGGGAAGATTTACAGCTAGTTCATGATGAAATGCAAAGAATCAGAAAGCCTTACGGATATGACACAATAAAGCACAATTTGGAAGTATTgactgtacattcaaaaaGAATTTTAAAGGACCTTGAGCGAGTTGGTGAAAATTTAAGCAGCAAGCCGAATGAAGTTGTGAGTGACACCGTGCCTGGAGGTCGAAACGAAATAGAAGTGGTCCATAGTTTCCATGAATTTATCGAGGTACACTCTAACAATGGAGACAGCCCACAAGTAGCAAGGCAATCACAGACTGTATACGAAGATGCTTCACAGGAAGTTTCACAAATTGGACGCTTAAAACATCCTAGTCCAGAGTCTGGCCCAAGCAGGAAGTTTTCTTTGGTCAAGATATCCTCTGGAGCCCAATCTATCCACGAAAGGATTCACTTCTCTTTAAACGAATTCGAATCAAAAATGAAAGACGGTTGCAAACCAACTGTCAAAATCGCTCATGGCTACAATAGAATTGATATTCCTACACTACCAACTGTCAAGCAACATGGAAAACAGTGGCTTGTTGCTTTCTCCCCAGTAGTGGCAGGTTGTCACCTGATAACTGTCACCATAGATACAGAAATCACAGGAAACGTAGTTCAAAATGAGAGGATCATGATCGAAAACAGAGAATCGATTCAGCCGGGTAACAAAGTAGAACGAGGTCCTGATTGGAATGATATAGATCAGCGGCACTGTGTTGGTGAGGTTTTGAGTGTGAGCGAGGACGATTCGGTGAGAGTTCAGTGGAGAGATGGGACAGAAGGAGAATACAAGTGGGGGCAGGATGACTTATACGAggtgcagctaaaaatgtga
- the LOC135346939 gene encoding uncharacterized protein LOC135346939 isoform X2 gives MAEKPTTCPVCSDDSKGLIPIPCCRYGCCKKCLEKISENNINNEVTCPQCQQKHKVPTGGVEDWRDATEQRKQLETVTPQKIPTESPPTLRKCSVHDKYDKECYCKTCDKLICFRCFAEGHNGHENGFIDQNTRREVQEKIHTLISDTKATFTKAQEHFEYINSIEIAKGERKEKEHLESQIKEHFDPRIAQLQRQRDETLKEAEEECNGDQKKIWSRQTKFEDAIKNYKKALDDSEEIVESDNDQKVIQDGQDIINALQNVTKLGLDLKDTEALELESRKYTPPSSEDLGKIELVTTEPELILDPKLIPQTVYLKEEVRIELQVSLKIGEYESKKKGVCKPCVKITHGHNQVEIPDHTIERKEDKWLISFHPVVAGHHSIVVSVETDFACKKISNRMDHSIKVKGKKSIQRGDTVERGPDWCQQDERQEVGTVLKVDEGKVQVKWVDKEEEWFKWGLGGSFEVQLKHVDSKKEA, from the exons ATGGCAGAGAAACCAACCACTTGTCCAGTGTGCAGTGATGACTCTAAGGGCCTCATACCTATTCCATGCTGTAGGTATGGTTGCTGTAAGAAATGCTTGGAAAAGATATCTGAGAATAATATAAATAATGAAGTAACTTGTCCACAGTGTcaacaaaaacacaag GTGCCAACCGGAGGTGTTGAGGACTGGAGGGATGCCACTGAGCAAAGGAAGCAATTAGAAACTGTTACTCCACAGAAAATACCTACGGAAAGCCCTCCCACATTGAGAAAGTGCTCTGTACACGACAAATATGATAAAGAATGCTATTGCAAGACTTGTGACAAGTTGATCTGTTTCAGATGCTTTGCAGAAGGGCACAACGGTCATGAAAATGGGTTTATCGATCAGAACACGAGAAGAGAAGTCCAGGAAAAGATACACACGCTCATTAGTGATACCAAGGCTACATTCACAAAAGCTCAAGAGCATTTTGAATATATCAACAGCATTGAGATAGCGAAAGGGGAAAGGAAAGAAAAAGAACACTTAGAATCTCAAATAAAGGAGCACTTTGATCCGAGGATTGCACAACTTCAACGACAACGAGATGAAACATTAAAAGAAGCCGAAGAGGAATGCAACGGAGACCAGAAAAAGATTTGGAGTAGACAAACAAAGTTTGAAGACGCCATTAAAAACTACAAGAAAGCTCTAGATGACTCGGAAGAGATAGTTGAATCTGACAATGACCAGAAAGTTATACAAGATGGTCAAGATATTATAAACGCCTTGCAAAATGTCACAAAGCTAGGACTAGATCTGAAAGACACAGAAGCATTAGAATTGGAATCTAGGAAATATACACCACCAAGTTCTGAAGATCTGGGTAAAATAGAGCTAGTTACGACAGAACCAGAACTGATACTTGACCCTAAACTTATCCCACAAACGGTATACCTCAAAGAAGAAGTACGTATTGAACTGCAAGTGTCCCTGAAAATTGGAGAGTACGAATCGAAAAAGAAAGGAGTGTGCAAGCCATGTGTGAAGATAACCCACGGTCACAACCAGGTCGAGATACCAGATCACACTATCGAGAGGAAAGAAGACAAATGGTTGATTTCTTTCCACCCAGTTGTTGCAGGGCACCACTCAATCGTTGTGAGTGTAGAAACAGACTTTGCATGCAAGAAAATCAGCAATAGGATGGACCACTCGATCAAAGTCAAGGGGAAAAAATCGATTCAGCGAGGAGACACGGTGGAGAGAGGGCCAGACTGGTGCCAACAAGACGAGAGGCAAGAAGTAGGAACGGTTCTTAAAGTGGACGAGGGGAAGGTGCAGGTAAAGTGGGTGGACAAGGAGGAGGAGTGGTTTAAGTGGGGGCTCGGCGGCTCGTTTGAAGTGCAGCTGAAACACGTGGACAGCAAAAAAGAAGCATAA
- the LOC135346935 gene encoding transcription intermediary factor 1-beta-like: MAESAVKEELKCSICLDNFKNPKVLPCCHSFCLHCLEGAHERTKHKKNLTCPQCKAKQQVPINGPCGFPDDYTLANEKQATTTTPVCEQCDDSNKPVAYCHTCSDYLCEECLKDHKRVKALRDHKTVNITPGNALDIEPRSKKSYSCSIHPEKPLELYCKSCKSLACLLCFVGLHNGHDIGRMNGKARQEVEKTINNLVKETDSKLTEFKDNLKYVSALAKEKTEVSTPLKVEVDKKVDFLIQQLEARRKELHKEIDDACTEVLKELWAQKEYHETAITSMEGALSFARRALACKEDTELLALCAQITSRLKDLSQLKFDSRAIEKIEITTLEFKESNEQMPVFAQPLGKVSKMGRSPVGAKLVGKLRSTAATPTIQVTTDKQENRVLCPLDENACIQVTARVNMNGNNPALKNTKLTISVESNVGFGNTRRQPALLYGAEQLQIDTQENAQPNSWTVIVKPKSIGECRVIFRVRGKYGDTHLNGSAEHIVEAYNI, encoded by the exons ATGGCGGAGAGTGCAGTGAAAGAAGAGCTGAAATGTTCCATTTGCTTGGATAATTTCAAGAATCCCAAAGTGTTGCCGTGTTGTCACAGCTTCTGTCTCCATTGTCTGGAGGGAGCTCATGAGAGAACCAAGCACAAGAAAAACCTAACCTGTCCTCAGTGCAAGGCTAAACAGCAG gttCCTATCAATGGTCCCTGTGGTTTCCCCGATGACTACACCCTTGCCAATGAAAAACAAGCTACTACAACCACACCAGTTTGTGAGCAATGTGACGATAGCAACAAACCAGTGGCGTACTGCCACACCTGCTCAGACTACCTGTGTGAAGAGTGCTTGAAAGATCACAAAAGAGTAAAAGCTCTTCGAGATCACAAGACAGTCAATATCACTCCTGGAAACGCTCTTGATATCGAGCCCCGGTCAAAGAAAAGCTATTCGTGTAGTATTCATCCCGAAAAACCACTAGAGCTTTACTGCAAGAGTTGTAAGAGCTTGGCCTGCCTCCTGTGCTTTGTGGGGCTACACAACGGCCATGACATTGGAAGAATGAATGGTAAAGCAAGACAAGAAGTGGAAAAAACTATCAACAATCTTGTGAAAGAAACAGATTCCAAATTGACAGAATTCAAAGACAATTTAAAATACGTCTCTGCCCTTGCAAAGGAAAAAACAGAAGTTTCAACTCCACTCAAAGTTGAAGTCGATAAGAAGGTTGACTTTCTCATCCAACAACTTGAAGCAAGGCGTAAAGAACTACACAAGGAGATTGACGATGCTTGTACGGAAGTCCTCAAAGAGCTATGGGCGCAAAAAGAATACCATGAGACAGCCATTACGAGCATGGAGGGTGCTTTGAGCTTTGCCAGAAGAGCTCTAGCCTGCAAGGAAGACACGGAACTACTGGCCCTCTGTGCACAAATCACCTCCAGACTGAAAGACCTGAGTCAGCTGAAATTTGACAGTCGAGCCATAGAGAAAATCGAAATAACAACCCTCGAATTCAAAGAAAGTAATGAACAAATGCCTGTATTTGCACAGCCTTTGGGGAAAGTTTCTAAAATGGGAAGGTCACCAGTCGGTGCTAAACTTGTTGGGAAATTACGATCAACAGCTGCTACGCCAACCATACAAGTCACCACCGATAAACAAGAAAATCGTGTCCTATGTCCTTTGGATGAAAACGCTTGCATTCAAGTTACAGCAAGAGTGAATATGAATGGAAACAATCCTGCTCTAAAAAACACAAAACTAACCATTTCAGTCGAATCAAATGTGGGTTTTGGTAATACTAGACGCCAACCAGCACTTTTATACGGTGCTGAACAATTGCAAATAGATACTCAAGAGAATGCTCAACCCAATAGTTGGACAGTGATAGTCAAGCCTAAAAGTATCGGGGAATGCAGAGTAATATTTCGAGTACGTGGGAAATATGGAGACACACATCTGAATGGTAGTGCTGAACATATTGTTGAAGCATACAACATTTAA